One genomic region from Curtobacterium sp. 9128 encodes:
- a CDS encoding glycosyltransferase codes for MTGRIDVVVPAHDEEDRLAACLDALRTATSRLAAERPDVSVGVTVVLDGCTDGSAAIARSYGVAVIETPHVGVGRARSLGVAHAVRVAGDPDAVTHWLAHTDADSRVDASWLVQQADALARGAHVLVGAVVPDPDDLDPVVLARWTTAHPPGAALGHVHGANLGVLAAAYRVLGGFDPVPEHEDVRLVERARALGLRVEATIEAPVVTSGRFAGRTPGGYAEHLRQTYGDAS; via the coding sequence GTGACCGGCCGCATCGACGTCGTCGTGCCCGCCCACGACGAGGAGGACCGCCTCGCCGCCTGTCTCGACGCGCTCCGCACCGCGACGAGCCGGCTCGCAGCAGAACGCCCGGACGTCTCGGTCGGTGTGACCGTCGTGCTGGACGGGTGCACGGACGGCAGCGCGGCGATCGCACGGTCGTACGGCGTCGCGGTCATCGAGACGCCGCACGTCGGTGTCGGACGAGCCAGGTCCCTCGGCGTCGCGCACGCCGTGCGAGTCGCCGGCGACCCCGACGCCGTCACGCACTGGCTCGCCCACACCGATGCCGACTCCCGGGTCGACGCCTCGTGGCTCGTCCAGCAGGCCGACGCGCTCGCCCGCGGGGCCCACGTGCTCGTCGGTGCCGTCGTCCCGGACCCGGACGACCTGGACCCGGTCGTCCTCGCCCGCTGGACCACGGCGCACCCGCCCGGTGCCGCACTCGGTCACGTGCACGGCGCCAACCTCGGGGTGCTCGCCGCCGCGTACCGCGTGCTCGGCGGCTTCGACCCGGTCCCCGAGCACGAGGACGTCCGCCTGGTCGAGCGTGCCCGTGCCCTCGGACTCCGCGTCGAAGCGACGATCGAGGCACCGGTCGTGACGAGCGGACGGTTCGCCGGGCGGACGCCTGGCGGGTACGCCGAACACCTCCGCCAGACCTACGGCGACGCGTCCTGA
- a CDS encoding ABC transporter permease — protein sequence MFLTYLRRELTNRKKQTVIIAIGMALAIALVVIVSSISSGVKTAQSSVLQSVYGVGTDITVSKTATPSSSGGRPSFDFGDQDSSDSSGSTNLSQSRLSVSPGTSTLSAANLKTVTATDGVKAATGVLTLQNSTFSGTVQQQDSSNDSSDSSSSSGTSTQQGPPSGGGGGGFGGGSFDVDSFSVTGIPVSGDAVGPLTSTEITKGRTFAAKDAGKDVVVLDASYAKSESKAVGDTVSIGGTDFTVIGIVSSTGSSSTTGSNTYIPLDTAQSLADLDGKVTSIYVSAESSSDVSSIKTALQKQLTSATVSTESDLASSVSGSLSTASSLVSNLGTWLSILVLAAAFLIAILFTISGVTRRTREFGTLKAIGWSNGRITRQVAGESLVQGLIGGVIGAAAGLIGILVVNVISPTISASASTSTRGAGGGGGMPGGAATAAAGSGTTGGAPAGGFGGGGASTASTTDVVLHAPVTVEVILLAIGLAILGGLIAGALGGWRASRLRPAEALRSVA from the coding sequence ATGTTCCTGACCTACCTCAGGCGCGAGCTCACGAACCGCAAGAAACAGACCGTCATCATCGCGATCGGCATGGCGCTCGCCATCGCACTCGTGGTCATCGTCTCCTCGATCTCGAGCGGCGTGAAGACCGCGCAATCGAGCGTCCTGCAGTCGGTGTACGGCGTCGGCACCGACATCACCGTGTCGAAGACCGCGACGCCGTCCTCGAGCGGCGGACGACCGAGCTTCGACTTCGGCGACCAGGACTCGTCCGACTCCAGCGGCAGCACGAACCTCTCGCAGTCGCGGCTCTCCGTCTCCCCCGGCACGAGCACGCTGTCCGCGGCGAACCTGAAGACCGTGACCGCGACCGACGGCGTCAAGGCGGCGACCGGCGTCCTCACGCTGCAGAACAGCACGTTCTCCGGGACCGTCCAGCAACAGGACTCGAGCAACGACAGCAGCGACAGCAGCAGCAGCAGTGGGACCAGCACCCAGCAGGGACCCCCGAGCGGTGGCGGTGGTGGTGGCTTCGGCGGCGGCTCGTTCGACGTCGACTCCTTCAGCGTGACCGGCATCCCCGTGTCCGGCGACGCGGTCGGCCCGCTCACCAGCACCGAGATCACGAAGGGTCGCACCTTCGCCGCGAAGGACGCCGGCAAGGACGTCGTGGTGCTCGACGCGAGCTACGCCAAGAGCGAGTCGAAGGCGGTGGGCGACACCGTCTCCATCGGCGGGACCGACTTCACCGTGATCGGCATCGTCTCCTCCACGGGCTCCTCGAGCACGACCGGGTCGAACACCTACATCCCGCTCGACACCGCACAGTCCCTCGCCGACCTCGACGGCAAGGTCACCTCGATCTACGTCTCCGCGGAGTCGTCCTCGGACGTGAGCTCGATCAAGACGGCACTGCAGAAGCAGCTCACGAGCGCCACGGTGTCCACGGAGTCCGACCTCGCGTCGAGTGTCTCCGGTTCACTCTCCACCGCGTCGAGCCTGGTCTCGAACCTCGGCACGTGGCTGTCGATCCTGGTGCTCGCGGCGGCGTTCCTCATCGCCATCCTCTTCACGATCTCCGGCGTCACCCGCCGCACCCGTGAGTTCGGCACCCTGAAGGCCATCGGCTGGTCGAACGGCCGCATCACCCGGCAGGTCGCCGGCGAGTCCCTCGTCCAGGGCCTCATCGGCGGCGTCATCGGTGCGGCGGCCGGTCTGATCGGCATCCTCGTGGTCAACGTCATCTCGCCGACGATCTCGGCGAGCGCCTCGACGAGCACCCGCGGTGCAGGCGGAGGCGGCGGGATGCCCGGCGGCGCGGCGACCGCGGCAGCGGGCAGCGGCACCACCGGCGGAGCCCCTGCCGGCGGGTTCGGCGGCGGCGGAGCGAGCACCGCCTCGACGACCGACGTCGTCCTGCACGCCCCCGTGACGGTCGAGGTGATCCTGCTCGCGATCGGCCTGGCGATCCTCGGTGGCCTCATCGCCGGTGCCCTCGGTGGCTGGCGTGCGAGCCGGCTCCGTCCGGCCGAGGCCCTGCGGAGCGTGGCCTGA
- a CDS encoding bifunctional PIG-L family deacetylase/class I SAM-dependent methyltransferase — MVSFDHRQPGTDPAAWSAFLASVPAGPVNVAAYASVVVVAPHPDDETLGAGGLIATAADAGVPVHVVLVSLGEGSHPDSPTTTAAELADTRASEFRAALGTLHPSVTSEFLGVPDVGLREQPDTLRDALVARLDAAPARTLLVAPWRGDGHRDHRVAGEVAEAVVHERDDVDLLSYPIWAWHWDDPTASAAPWGDARALALSAAVLDRKRRALAAYRSQVEPLSPAPGDEAIVDERHAEHHLTPTEWSFGMARSRSRESFDAHYERKPEGWDFDGSWYERRKRAVTLAALPRERYRSALEIGCATGVLTAALTDRADDVLGTDIAAAPLERARARAPRARFLQAALPDEWPAGTWDLVVMSEVGYYLSPADLDRTIDLVLDSLADDGVLVACHWRHPDDEAVSSGDVVDERLRARWPRPALVRHVEDDFVLTVMPGADVRSVARDEGLVR, encoded by the coding sequence ATGGTGAGCTTCGACCACCGGCAGCCCGGCACCGACCCCGCAGCCTGGTCGGCGTTCCTCGCCTCCGTCCCCGCCGGACCGGTCAACGTCGCCGCGTACGCGTCCGTCGTGGTCGTCGCGCCGCACCCCGACGACGAGACGCTCGGCGCCGGCGGGCTCATCGCGACCGCAGCGGACGCCGGTGTCCCCGTGCACGTCGTCCTGGTGTCGCTCGGCGAGGGGTCGCACCCGGACTCCCCCACCACGACGGCCGCCGAACTCGCCGACACCCGTGCGTCGGAGTTCCGAGCGGCGCTCGGGACCCTCCACCCGTCCGTCACGTCGGAGTTCCTCGGGGTGCCGGACGTCGGCCTCCGCGAGCAGCCCGACACGCTGCGCGACGCGCTCGTCGCCCGACTCGACGCCGCACCGGCACGAACGCTCCTCGTCGCACCGTGGCGCGGGGACGGGCATCGTGACCACCGGGTCGCCGGCGAGGTCGCCGAGGCCGTCGTGCACGAGCGTGACGACGTCGACCTGCTGTCCTACCCGATCTGGGCGTGGCACTGGGACGACCCGACCGCGTCGGCGGCGCCGTGGGGCGATGCCCGGGCGCTCGCACTGTCCGCGGCCGTGCTCGACCGGAAGCGCCGTGCCCTCGCCGCGTACCGGTCCCAGGTGGAGCCGCTCTCGCCGGCGCCCGGCGACGAGGCGATCGTGGACGAGCGGCACGCGGAGCACCACCTGACACCGACGGAGTGGTCCTTCGGGATGGCGCGGTCGCGGTCGCGCGAGTCCTTCGACGCCCACTACGAACGGAAGCCGGAGGGCTGGGACTTCGACGGCTCCTGGTACGAGCGACGCAAGCGCGCCGTGACCCTGGCGGCGTTGCCCCGCGAGCGGTACCGGTCCGCGCTCGAGATCGGTTGCGCGACCGGCGTGCTCACCGCGGCGCTGACCGACCGGGCCGACGACGTCCTCGGCACCGACATCGCCGCAGCACCCCTGGAACGAGCGCGAGCACGGGCCCCTCGTGCACGGTTCCTGCAGGCGGCGCTCCCGGACGAGTGGCCGGCGGGGACGTGGGACCTCGTGGTCATGTCCGAGGTCGGCTACTACCTCTCCCCTGCTGACCTCGACCGGACGATCGACCTCGTGCTGGACTCCCTCGCCGACGACGGTGTCCTCGTCGCCTGCCACTGGCGACACCCGGACGACGAAGCGGTCTCGAGCGGCGACGTCGTGGACGAACGGCTCCGCGCACGCTGGCCACGTCCCGCGCTCGTCCGGCACGTCGAGGACGACTTCGTGCTGACGGTCATGCCCGGTGCCGACGTCCGCTCGGTCGCGCGCGACGAAGGACTCGTCCGGTGA
- a CDS encoding carbohydrate ABC transporter permease, which translates to MRETVGAKSFKIIVLALLTVFTVVPLYVMITTAIKPLGDVQNDFTWIPTNITFQPFIDMWSTVPLGQYFINSLVVCTVATVFSLIIATFAAYAVSRWNFKGKSTFTTAVLSTQMFPGVLFLLPLFLIFTNLGNSLGIQLVGSWTGLIITYLTFTLPFSIWMLAGYFETIPRELDEAAMVDGSGPMGALFRIILPSARPGLVAVGIYSFMTAWGEVLFASVMTNGNGQTLAVGLQQYSTQTNVYWNQIMAASLVVSIPVVIAFLIVQRQFVAGLTAGAVK; encoded by the coding sequence GTGCGTGAAACAGTGGGCGCAAAGTCCTTCAAGATCATCGTCCTGGCACTCCTGACCGTCTTCACGGTCGTGCCGCTCTACGTGATGATCACCACGGCCATCAAGCCGCTCGGTGACGTGCAGAACGACTTCACGTGGATCCCGACCAACATCACCTTCCAGCCGTTCATCGACATGTGGTCGACGGTGCCGCTGGGGCAGTACTTCATCAACTCGCTCGTGGTCTGCACGGTCGCGACGGTGTTCTCGCTCATCATCGCCACGTTCGCCGCCTACGCGGTGTCGCGGTGGAACTTCAAGGGCAAGAGCACCTTCACGACCGCGGTGCTCTCCACCCAGATGTTCCCCGGTGTGCTGTTCCTGCTCCCGCTGTTCCTCATCTTCACGAACCTCGGGAACTCGCTCGGGATCCAGCTCGTCGGCAGCTGGACCGGCCTGATCATCACCTACCTGACGTTCACGCTCCCGTTCTCGATCTGGATGCTCGCCGGGTACTTCGAGACCATCCCGCGTGAACTCGACGAGGCCGCGATGGTCGACGGTTCCGGCCCGATGGGTGCGCTGTTCCGGATCATCCTGCCGTCGGCCCGCCCGGGTCTCGTCGCAGTCGGCATCTACTCGTTCATGACGGCATGGGGCGAAGTCCTCTTCGCCTCCGTCATGACGAACGGCAACGGGCAGACGCTCGCGGTTGGTCTGCAGCAGTACTCGACGCAGACCAACGTCTACTGGAACCAGATCATGGCGGCGAGCCTCGTCGTGAGCATCCCGGTCGTCATCGCGTTCCTCATCGTCCAGCGCCAGTTCGTCGCCGGCCTGACCGCCGGTGCGGTGAAGTAG
- a CDS encoding sugar ABC transporter permease, with translation MSTTVLPDSEAIDLTHTKAPTLSRPPHKGKKSRFQWLPYALVGPAILFELLIHIVPMLTGIWISFVQLTKYFIANWGAAPWAGLHNYQVAVDFNQAIGKGLLNSFLITVAFTILVVGLSWGFGMMAAVALQKPFKGRGLFRTLFLVPYALPMYAGVITWKFMFQRDSGAINHILVDQLHLVSGSGPFWLIGNNAFVAVVVVAIWKTWPFAFLMLMAGLQSVPADVYEAASVDGAKPFRQWRSITLPMVRPVNVTLVLVMFLWTFNDFNTPYVLFGSTAQPPAADLLSFHIYNASFITWNFGSGAAMSVLLLLFLLVVTGIYLAVTNRRSVRA, from the coding sequence ATGTCCACGACGGTCCTGCCCGACTCCGAGGCCATCGACCTGACGCACACGAAGGCGCCGACCCTGTCGCGTCCTCCGCACAAGGGGAAGAAGAGCCGCTTCCAGTGGCTGCCCTACGCGCTCGTCGGTCCCGCGATCCTCTTCGAGCTCCTGATCCACATCGTGCCGATGCTCACCGGCATCTGGATCAGCTTCGTCCAGCTCACCAAGTACTTCATCGCGAACTGGGGCGCGGCGCCGTGGGCCGGCCTGCACAACTACCAGGTGGCCGTCGACTTCAACCAGGCGATCGGCAAGGGACTGCTCAACTCGTTCCTGATCACCGTGGCGTTCACGATCCTCGTCGTCGGCCTCTCGTGGGGCTTCGGCATGATGGCGGCGGTCGCGCTGCAGAAGCCGTTCAAGGGTCGCGGGCTGTTCCGCACGCTGTTCCTCGTGCCGTACGCGCTGCCGATGTACGCCGGCGTGATCACGTGGAAGTTCATGTTCCAGCGTGACTCGGGTGCGATCAACCACATCCTGGTCGACCAGCTGCACCTGGTCAGCGGGAGCGGGCCGTTCTGGCTGATCGGCAACAACGCCTTCGTGGCCGTCGTGGTCGTGGCGATCTGGAAGACCTGGCCGTTCGCGTTCCTGATGCTGATGGCCGGTCTGCAGTCCGTCCCCGCGGACGTGTACGAAGCAGCCTCGGTCGACGGTGCGAAGCCCTTCCGGCAGTGGCGCTCGATCACGCTCCCGATGGTCCGCCCGGTCAACGTGACGCTCGTGCTCGTGATGTTCCTCTGGACCTTCAACGACTTCAACACCCCGTACGTGCTCTTCGGCTCGACGGCACAGCCCCCGGCGGCCGACCTGCTCAGCTTCCACATCTACAACGCCTCGTTCATCACCTGGAACTTCGGTTCCGGTGCTGCGATGAGCGTCCTGCTCCTCCTCTTCCTGCTCGTCGTCACCGGCATCTACCTCGCCGTGACCAACCGGAGGTCCGTCCGTGCGTGA
- a CDS encoding biopolymer transporter Tol encodes MTDARGRQLLPGQTSRVHVYDVDRREPRLVFESSTVLVEAPNVLDDRTLVLNGNGDLWLLRIPDADTVLDESALERVPMPGVPEINNDHVLDPSGKSVVVSSRDGDLYRIPLPAGGASAPLTHAADALPVVRKYYLHGIAPDGGALAAIVGERSEDGVWTTDVALVDVASGEPTFLTRDEHPDDGVSYAGEMLVWNSERCSPGTAQLVALWPGATEPVRITNDDRVNWFPHVSPDGAHLLYLSYEPGVQGHPADHRVELRLLPGVLVRGARMMPVPETLVTLDGGQGTVNVPPWSPDSTWFAYCDYPVGE; translated from the coding sequence ATGACAGACGCACGCGGGCGGCAGCTGCTGCCCGGACAGACCAGCCGGGTGCACGTGTACGACGTCGACCGGCGCGAACCGAGACTCGTGTTCGAGAGCTCCACCGTCCTCGTCGAGGCACCGAACGTCCTCGACGACCGGACCCTGGTGCTGAACGGCAACGGGGACCTCTGGCTGCTGCGGATCCCGGACGCCGACACCGTCCTCGACGAGAGCGCCCTCGAACGGGTCCCGATGCCGGGCGTCCCCGAGATCAACAACGACCACGTCCTCGACCCCTCGGGGAAGTCCGTCGTGGTGAGCAGTCGCGACGGGGACCTCTACCGCATCCCGCTGCCGGCCGGGGGAGCCTCGGCGCCGCTCACCCACGCGGCCGACGCCCTGCCCGTCGTCCGGAAGTACTACCTGCACGGCATCGCACCAGATGGTGGGGCGCTCGCGGCGATCGTGGGGGAGCGCAGCGAGGACGGCGTCTGGACGACCGACGTCGCGCTCGTCGACGTCGCGTCGGGAGAGCCGACCTTCCTGACCCGGGACGAGCACCCGGACGACGGCGTCTCCTACGCGGGGGAGATGCTCGTCTGGAACTCGGAGCGCTGCAGCCCGGGGACGGCCCAGCTCGTCGCCCTGTGGCCCGGCGCGACCGAGCCCGTGCGGATCACGAACGACGACCGGGTGAACTGGTTCCCGCACGTGTCGCCGGACGGCGCGCACCTGCTGTACCTGTCGTACGAGCCCGGCGTGCAGGGACACCCGGCCGACCACCGTGTCGAGCTCCGACTCCTGCCCGGTGTCCTCGTGCGTGGCGCCCGCATGATGCCGGTGCCCGAGACCCTCGTGACGCTCGACGGCGGGCAGGGAACGGTCAACGTGCCGCCGTGGTCGCCGGACTCGACCTGGTTCGCGTACTGCGACTACCCCGTCGGGGAGTAA
- a CDS encoding sugar ABC transporter substrate-binding protein, with amino-acid sequence MRTAIRALAITAAAALTVTGLAACSSGGSGSSGDSKTLTYWASNQGTSLQNDKEVLTPVLEKFTKETGIKVNLQVIGWNDLQTKIQTAVTSGQGPDVVNIGNTWATSLQATGAFQEFGSSEMKAIGGADKFGKVALSTGGAPGKTVTSVPLYGLAYGLYYNKQMFKDAGIEAPTTWEDLTADAKKLTTDGKYGFTIAGGSYTENAHFAFINSAQNGGEWFDKSGKPTFTSSANVDGIKRYLDLMQSDKVVNTSNAQYDNGTQAVSDFANKKAAMMLTQNNANATITSNGMSADDFGVVPFPAPEGGKDIASFPAGINLSIFKNTKNKDGALKFVKYMTSEATQTTLDKPYSALPVLASAADSVTDEQTKTFLDIYNNKAKPLPLVPAEDQFESTVGKAMNDMFAKIATGGTVSDSDIKSALQTAQDQVSQANG; translated from the coding sequence ATGCGCACTGCCATCCGCGCACTGGCCATCACCGCGGCCGCGGCACTCACCGTGACCGGCCTCGCAGCCTGCTCCTCCGGAGGCTCCGGTTCGTCCGGCGACTCCAAGACGCTCACCTACTGGGCGTCGAACCAGGGCACGTCCCTGCAGAACGACAAGGAGGTGCTGACCCCCGTCCTCGAGAAGTTCACGAAGGAGACCGGGATCAAGGTCAACCTCCAGGTCATCGGCTGGAACGACCTGCAGACGAAGATCCAGACCGCCGTCACCTCTGGGCAGGGCCCTGACGTGGTCAACATCGGCAACACCTGGGCGACGTCGCTCCAGGCCACCGGTGCGTTCCAGGAGTTCGGTTCCTCCGAGATGAAGGCGATCGGCGGTGCCGACAAGTTCGGCAAGGTCGCGCTCTCCACCGGTGGCGCCCCCGGCAAGACCGTCACGAGCGTCCCGCTCTACGGCCTCGCCTACGGCCTGTACTACAACAAGCAGATGTTCAAGGACGCCGGCATCGAGGCCCCCACCACCTGGGAGGACCTGACCGCCGACGCCAAGAAGCTCACCACCGACGGCAAGTACGGCTTCACCATCGCGGGTGGTTCGTACACCGAGAACGCGCACTTCGCGTTCATCAACTCGGCGCAGAACGGCGGCGAGTGGTTCGACAAGAGCGGCAAGCCGACCTTCACGTCGAGCGCCAACGTCGACGGCATCAAGCGCTACCTCGACCTGATGCAGAGCGACAAGGTGGTCAACACCTCGAACGCGCAGTACGACAACGGGACCCAGGCGGTCTCGGACTTCGCGAACAAGAAGGCCGCGATGATGCTGACGCAGAACAACGCGAACGCGACGATCACGTCGAACGGCATGTCCGCCGACGACTTCGGCGTGGTCCCCTTCCCGGCCCCCGAGGGCGGCAAGGACATCGCGAGCTTCCCGGCCGGCATCAACCTGTCGATCTTCAAGAACACGAAGAACAAGGACGGCGCGCTCAAGTTCGTCAAGTACATGACGAGCGAGGCCACGCAGACCACGCTCGACAAGCCGTACTCGGCCCTGCCGGTGCTCGCCTCCGCTGCCGACTCGGTCACCGACGAGCAGACGAAGACGTTCCTCGACATCTACAACAACAAGGCGAAGCCGCTCCCGCTGGTGCCCGCAGAGGACCAGTTCGAGTCCACGGTCGGCAAGGCGATGAACGACATGTTCGCCAAGATCGCGACCGGCGGCACGGTGTCCGACAGTGACATCAAGTCCGCGCTGCAGACCGCCCAGGACCAGGTGTCCCAGGCGAACGGCTGA
- a CDS encoding sugar phosphate isomerase/epimerase — MTQPLSVQLYTVRDALGADLPGTLQRIAGIGFTKVELFGYVDRADEYAAALKEAGLEAPSGHARLLDAGEQDLERIFHATATIGTETLIDPHIDEARWTTREDVEAIARELSALAPRAADHGLTLGYHNHAFEFSNRIDGVSAYEVFAGALSDDVVLELDTYWAKVGGDDPVAVIEKLGDKVQFLHVKDGDGSHDDKQQVAAGNGIMAIREIVAAAPNALHVIELDDHDGDVFQAVADSYTFLQGVDA; from the coding sequence GTGACACAACCGCTTTCGGTTCAGCTCTACACGGTCCGCGACGCACTCGGGGCCGATCTCCCCGGCACCCTGCAGCGCATCGCCGGCATCGGCTTCACGAAGGTCGAGCTCTTCGGCTACGTGGACCGCGCCGACGAGTACGCGGCCGCGCTCAAGGAGGCAGGACTCGAGGCCCCGAGCGGCCACGCACGTCTGCTGGACGCGGGTGAGCAGGACCTCGAGCGCATCTTCCACGCCACGGCGACGATCGGCACCGAGACGCTGATCGACCCGCACATCGACGAGGCCCGCTGGACCACCCGCGAGGACGTCGAGGCCATCGCCCGCGAACTCAGCGCACTGGCCCCGCGTGCCGCTGACCACGGCCTGACCCTCGGGTACCACAACCACGCGTTCGAGTTCTCGAACCGCATCGACGGCGTCAGCGCCTACGAGGTGTTCGCCGGTGCCCTCTCCGACGACGTCGTGCTCGAGCTCGACACCTACTGGGCGAAGGTCGGTGGCGACGACCCGGTGGCCGTCATCGAGAAGCTCGGCGACAAGGTGCAGTTCCTGCACGTCAAGGACGGCGACGGGTCGCACGACGACAAGCAGCAGGTCGCGGCCGGCAACGGCATCATGGCCATCCGCGAGATCGTCGCGGCTGCGCCGAACGCACTGCACGTCATCGAGCTCGACGACCACGACGGCGACGTCTTCCAGGCCGTCGCCGACTCGTACACGTTCCTGCAGGGCGTGGACGCATGA
- a CDS encoding ABC transporter ATP-binding protein has product MYRLSNVSKTYKQKNRTVTALTNVDLTIPQGQLVAIQGPTGGGKSTLLQMLGALDRPSAGSVLLGERDVAKLGDGALTNVRATEIGFVFQSFNLIPTLTALENVETAFAGSLANRARSEIRSRATAALQEVGLGERLDHLPAELSGGQQQRVAIARALVKNPSVLLADEPTGALDEGTRDEIMGLIERQWKDRGLTVVIVTHDSWVAKRAERRLHIKQGQVREA; this is encoded by the coding sequence ATGTACCGGCTCAGCAACGTGAGCAAGACGTACAAGCAGAAGAACCGCACCGTCACCGCCCTGACGAACGTCGACCTGACCATCCCGCAGGGGCAGCTCGTCGCGATCCAGGGGCCGACGGGCGGCGGCAAGTCGACGCTGCTGCAGATGCTCGGCGCGCTCGACCGGCCGAGTGCCGGATCGGTGCTCCTCGGCGAGCGTGACGTCGCGAAACTCGGGGACGGCGCGCTGACGAACGTCCGTGCGACGGAGATCGGGTTCGTGTTCCAGAGCTTCAACCTCATCCCGACGCTGACGGCGCTCGAGAACGTGGAGACCGCGTTCGCGGGATCGCTCGCGAACCGGGCACGATCGGAGATCCGGTCGCGTGCGACGGCCGCGCTCCAGGAGGTCGGCCTCGGTGAGCGCCTCGACCACCTGCCGGCCGAGCTGTCCGGCGGGCAGCAGCAGCGCGTCGCGATCGCCCGCGCGCTGGTGAAGAACCCGAGCGTCCTGCTGGCCGACGAGCCGACGGGCGCGCTCGACGAGGGCACCCGTGACGAGATCATGGGGCTCATCGAGCGGCAGTGGAAGGACCGCGGCCTGACGGTCGTGATCGTCACGCACGACTCGTGGGTCGCCAAGCGAGCGGAGCGCCGCCTGCACATCAAGCAGGGGCAGGTCCGCGAGGCGTAG
- a CDS encoding Gfo/Idh/MocA family oxidoreductase, whose protein sequence is MTDTATGAQTQTTTKTGPVGVGVIGAGVISDQYLSNLTVFPDVKVHFIADIDLPRAAAQAEKWGVAGSGTVEELLAIDDIEIVVNLTIPAAHVEVALQVLAAGKHVWGEKPYALDRSSAAQLRDAAAAAGKTVSVAPDTFLGAGLQTALRTIRDGRIGTPLNGLTLFQSPGPESWHPSPEFLFAYGAGPLFDIGPYYITTLVQAFGPVAKVTATSSKSRATRTIGSGPKAGTEFPVEVPTNHSALIEFENGGSAQSVFSFESDRGRTGFVEIAGETGTVVFPDPNNFDGDTELYALGSEEPETIPAVGSTYSRGTGVVDLARSLRAGEENRVPGALAFHVLDVMVSIAESAERGEAVLVESTVAPSPTLPEGWDPAEQTLA, encoded by the coding sequence ATGACCGACACCGCGACGGGCGCACAGACCCAGACCACCACGAAGACCGGCCCGGTCGGCGTCGGCGTCATCGGCGCCGGGGTCATCTCGGACCAGTACCTCTCGAACCTCACCGTCTTCCCCGACGTGAAGGTCCACTTCATCGCCGACATCGACCTGCCCCGCGCGGCTGCGCAGGCGGAGAAGTGGGGCGTCGCGGGCTCCGGCACCGTCGAGGAGCTCCTGGCGATCGACGACATCGAGATCGTCGTCAACCTGACGATCCCCGCCGCCCACGTCGAGGTCGCGCTGCAGGTCCTCGCCGCCGGCAAGCACGTCTGGGGCGAGAAGCCCTACGCGCTCGACCGCTCGAGTGCCGCACAGCTGCGCGACGCCGCGGCTGCTGCGGGCAAGACGGTCAGCGTCGCGCCGGACACCTTCCTCGGTGCCGGCCTGCAGACCGCGCTCCGCACCATCCGCGACGGTCGGATCGGGACGCCGCTGAACGGCCTGACGCTGTTCCAGAGCCCCGGCCCGGAGTCGTGGCACCCGAGCCCCGAGTTCCTCTTCGCCTACGGCGCGGGTCCGCTGTTCGACATCGGCCCGTACTACATCACGACGCTCGTGCAGGCGTTCGGCCCGGTCGCGAAGGTGACGGCGACGTCGTCGAAGTCCCGCGCGACGCGCACGATCGGCTCCGGTCCGAAGGCCGGCACCGAGTTCCCGGTCGAGGTGCCGACGAACCACTCGGCGCTCATCGAGTTCGAGAACGGCGGGAGCGCCCAGAGCGTGTTCTCGTTCGAGTCGGACCGCGGCCGCACCGGCTTCGTGGAGATCGCGGGGGAGACCGGGACGGTCGTCTTCCCGGACCCGAACAACTTCGACGGCGACACCGAGCTGTACGCGCTCGGTTCCGAGGAGCCGGAGACCATCCCGGCCGTCGGTTCCACCTACTCGCGCGGCACCGGCGTGGTCGACCTGGCCCGCTCCCTCCGTGCAGGCGAGGAGAACCGGGTCCCCGGCGCCCTCGCGTTCCACGTCCTCGACGTGATGGTCTCCATCGCCGAGAGTGCCGAACGTGGTGAGGCGGTGCTCGTCGAGAGCACCGTCGCACCCTCCCCGACCCTCCCCGAGGGCTGGGACCCCGCGGAGCAGACCCTGGCCTGA